Proteins from one Pseudomonas grandcourensis genomic window:
- a CDS encoding ATP-binding protein → MQILEQQKVAAPQAPAAQRKGWRPQFNLLRWFSLASFLIIAVVALGLGYISTRFVVDESIERDSMLTAQFIQSIGEAEIRHAGIVPGRTMGEMLDPRMDDSDPDVNPASRAAARVEFLDHVRHLPDILLATVYALDRTVVWSTNSDLIGVRIEGDFELDESFEMKSPVSTSYHEIDEQRPEQRLLRDPEYLFVENYIPMFNADRSKVIAMVEIYKEPLDLVERIQRGFKAIWLATLIGGAAIYLGLFWIVRRAATLLQSQQKQLIANETFVALGEMSSAVAHSLRNPLANIRSSAELAQDIASQTAQKNIGDIISQVDRMSRWVRELLVSLRPMNDDCETVDLVLALEDTLSAFESLIKRSDVEVRFSPVSVPPVVSQQVLLTQILNSLFANALEAMPKGGVLTIEVDSSVSGDVRMTLTDTGKGMSKQQQQMVFKPFFTTKQGGLGVGLALVKRIMERFDGSVELTSREQEGTRVCLNFKVATGGEYGAQHSAGRG, encoded by the coding sequence ATGCAGATACTCGAACAACAAAAAGTAGCTGCGCCGCAGGCCCCGGCAGCACAACGCAAGGGGTGGCGACCGCAGTTCAATTTGCTGCGCTGGTTCTCCCTGGCAAGCTTTCTGATCATCGCTGTGGTGGCATTGGGGCTGGGTTACATCTCCACGCGCTTTGTGGTCGATGAAAGTATCGAGCGTGATTCAATGCTGACCGCGCAGTTCATCCAGTCCATTGGCGAGGCCGAAATCCGGCATGCCGGCATTGTCCCGGGCCGGACCATGGGTGAAATGCTGGACCCGCGCATGGACGATTCCGACCCCGACGTCAACCCCGCATCCCGGGCCGCTGCGCGTGTTGAGTTTCTCGACCATGTGAGGCACCTGCCGGACATCCTGCTGGCGACGGTGTACGCCCTGGACCGCACCGTGGTCTGGTCGACCAACTCCGATTTGATCGGCGTGCGCATCGAAGGCGACTTTGAGCTGGACGAGTCGTTCGAAATGAAATCGCCGGTGTCCACCAGTTACCACGAAATCGATGAGCAGCGTCCCGAGCAACGCCTGCTGCGCGACCCGGAGTATCTGTTCGTCGAGAACTACATTCCGATGTTCAACGCCGACCGCAGCAAAGTGATTGCCATGGTGGAAATCTATAAAGAGCCGCTGGATCTGGTGGAGCGCATCCAGCGTGGCTTCAAGGCGATCTGGCTGGCCACGCTGATCGGCGGGGCGGCCATTTACCTGGGGCTGTTCTGGATCGTGCGACGCGCGGCGACGCTGTTGCAGAGCCAGCAGAAACAATTGATCGCCAACGAGACTTTTGTCGCCCTTGGCGAGATGTCTTCGGCGGTGGCCCACAGCTTGCGCAACCCGCTGGCCAATATCCGTTCAAGCGCCGAACTGGCCCAGGACATTGCCAGCCAGACCGCACAGAAAAACATCGGCGACATCATCAGTCAGGTCGACCGCATGTCGCGTTGGGTTCGTGAACTGCTGGTGTCGTTGCGGCCGATGAATGACGACTGTGAAACGGTCGATCTGGTGCTGGCCCTCGAAGACACCCTGAGTGCCTTTGAGTCCCTGATCAAGCGTTCGGATGTCGAAGTGCGTTTCTCCCCTGTCAGCGTGCCACCGGTCGTCAGCCAGCAGGTGCTGCTTACGCAAATACTCAATAGCCTGTTTGCCAATGCACTGGAAGCCATGCCCAAGGGTGGCGTGCTGACGATCGAGGTCGACTCCTCGGTGTCCGGCGACGTGAGAATGACATTGACCGACACGGGCAAGGGCATGTCCAAACAACAGCAGCAAATGGTCTTCAAGCCGTTTTTCACCACCAAGCAAGGTGGGTTGGGCGTGGGCCTGGCACTGGTCAAAAGAATAATGGAGCGGTTTGACGGCTCGGTCGAACTGACCAGCCGGGAGCAGGAAGGAACCCGTGTTTGTCTCAATTTCAAAGTGGCAACGGGAGGGGAATATGGAGCACAGCATTCTGCTGGTCGAGGATGA
- a CDS encoding class I SAM-dependent methyltransferase, which translates to MELPTKEQAIASNREAWNDSARHHKDSSEWQALLKGVAQADFSCLDDTLTALLTQTGVDGKDVVQLGCNNGRESLSLFALGARSVVGVDQSEAFLGQARELASRSPHAPQFIEADIHHLPAQLQERFDLALITIGVLNWMPDIGEFFRHVASTLKPGGALVVYETHPFLEMFDPEAADPFHPASSYFRREPFVQHEPIVYEGRIEQPAAPSYWFVHTLGDLFSAAIAAGLQIRHFREYPHSNREELYDRYQQQAAQMPLCFTWVVVKPAT; encoded by the coding sequence ATGGAACTGCCGACAAAAGAACAAGCCATCGCCAGCAACCGCGAGGCCTGGAATGACTCCGCCCGTCACCACAAGGACTCCAGCGAATGGCAAGCCTTGTTGAAGGGCGTGGCCCAAGCGGATTTCTCCTGCCTGGACGACACCCTGACCGCTTTGCTGACCCAGACAGGAGTCGATGGCAAGGACGTGGTGCAACTGGGCTGCAACAACGGTCGTGAAAGCCTGTCGCTGTTCGCCCTGGGGGCGCGCAGCGTGGTGGGTGTCGACCAGTCTGAAGCCTTTCTCGGGCAGGCACGGGAACTGGCGTCCCGCTCGCCCCACGCGCCGCAATTCATCGAAGCGGACATCCACCACTTACCTGCTCAATTGCAGGAGCGCTTTGACCTGGCGCTGATCACCATAGGGGTCTTGAACTGGATGCCGGACATCGGCGAATTCTTCCGCCATGTGGCGAGTACGCTGAAGCCGGGTGGGGCGCTGGTGGTGTACGAAACCCACCCGTTCCTGGAAATGTTCGACCCCGAGGCAGCCGATCCTTTTCACCCGGCCAGCTCATACTTCCGCCGCGAACCGTTCGTGCAGCACGAACCGATCGTCTACGAAGGCAGGATCGAACAACCGGCCGCGCCGTCTTACTGGTTCGTCCACACCCTGGGCGACCTATTCAGCGCGGCCATTGCAGCAGGGCTGCAGATCCGTCACTTCAGGGAATACCCACACTCCAACCGCGAAGAACTCTATGACCGCTATCAACAGCAGGCAGCGCAGATGCCGTTGTGTTTTACGTGGGTGGTGGTGAAGCCCGCAACGTAA
- a CDS encoding SCO family protein: MENKEMHTPRSRALGMHLVLMLVTGLLASQVLVASQPTSTPEPAPAPTGEPAVVEAVTPWGADYFPNTPLTDQDGQPLHFFDDLIKDKVVVINFIFTSCSDSCPLETARLRQVQKLLGDRVGKDIFFYSISIDPLSDTPEVLKAYAQRFQVGPGWKFLTGEFAEVTDLRKKLGLFIEGVDNGRNKDHNLSLIVGNQATGRWMKASPFENPWILADQLANTLHNWKQPSVEESYVDAPEIRPPSNGEELFRTRCASCHSLGPLDGQGIGLRSIGPDLIGVTYQRDPAWINRWIREPDRMLAEKDPIAMELFERYNRIAMPNLRLDPHSAQSLIDFLKEETDRQHPPVAPLASGNEEPERHHSVAQPESPRVQ, encoded by the coding sequence ATGGAAAATAAAGAGATGCATACACCGCGCTCACGAGCCTTGGGCATGCACCTGGTGCTGATGCTGGTGACCGGCTTGCTGGCCAGCCAGGTGCTGGTCGCCAGCCAGCCGACGTCGACGCCCGAACCTGCTCCGGCACCCACTGGTGAACCCGCGGTCGTTGAAGCCGTCACCCCGTGGGGTGCCGACTATTTCCCCAACACCCCGCTGACCGACCAGGACGGACAGCCGCTGCATTTTTTCGATGACCTGATCAAAGACAAGGTGGTGGTGATCAACTTCATCTTCACCTCGTGCAGCGACTCCTGCCCCCTGGAAACCGCGCGTCTGCGCCAGGTGCAGAAACTGCTGGGGGATCGGGTCGGCAAGGACATCTTCTTCTACTCCATCAGCATCGACCCCTTGAGTGATACCCCCGAGGTGCTCAAGGCCTATGCGCAACGCTTCCAGGTCGGGCCCGGGTGGAAATTCCTCACCGGGGAGTTCGCCGAAGTCACCGACCTGCGCAAAAAGCTGGGGCTGTTCATCGAAGGCGTCGATAACGGGCGCAACAAGGACCATAACCTGAGCCTGATCGTCGGCAACCAGGCAACAGGCCGCTGGATGAAAGCCTCGCCGTTCGAGAACCCGTGGATTCTGGCCGACCAACTGGCCAATACCCTGCATAACTGGAAACAGCCCAGTGTGGAAGAAAGCTATGTCGATGCACCGGAAATCCGCCCGCCGAGCAATGGCGAAGAGCTGTTTCGCACCCGCTGCGCGTCTTGCCACAGCCTCGGTCCGCTGGACGGGCAGGGCATCGGCCTGCGCAGCATCGGCCCAGACCTGATCGGCGTGACCTATCAGCGCGATCCGGCCTGGATCAACCGCTGGATCCGCGAACCTGACCGCATGCTCGCGGAAAAGGACCCGATTGCGATGGAACTGTTCGAGCGCTACAACAGGATCGCGATGCCCAACTTGCGGCTGGATCCACATTCCGCCCAGTCCCTCATCGATTTCCTGAAAGAAGAAACCGACCGTCAGCATCCGCCAGTGGCGCCATTGGCCAGTGGGAACGAGGAGCCCGAACGACATCATTCGGTCGCGCAACCCGAGTCACCCCGGGTGCAATAG
- a CDS encoding addiction module antidote protein: MSQTLTNFDMAALLDSDEAISEYLSQVLADGDNEEFLRAIGYVVKARGMTQIAKDSGMGRESLYKAFAPGAKPRFDTVLKVIHALGIDLCAQPGHTVNHSNL, encoded by the coding sequence ATGAGCCAGACTTTGACGAATTTCGACATGGCGGCCCTGCTCGACAGTGATGAAGCCATTAGCGAGTACCTGTCTCAGGTACTGGCAGACGGTGACAATGAGGAGTTTCTTCGCGCTATCGGCTATGTGGTTAAAGCCCGTGGTATGACACAGATTGCCAAAGACTCGGGAATGGGTCGCGAAAGCCTCTACAAAGCCTTCGCCCCGGGAGCAAAACCACGTTTCGATACAGTCCTGAAGGTCATTCATGCCTTGGGCATAGATCTCTGCGCGCAGCCAGGGCACACCGTCAATCACTCAAATCTCTAA
- a CDS encoding sigma-54 dependent transcriptional regulator, whose amino-acid sequence MEHSILLVEDDEILAENIQTYLERKDFEVTVCHSAEDALEQLGSFAPDVVLTDNSLPGMSGHDLIQKLRISAPDLKVIMMTGYGNVEDAVVAMKEGAFHYVTKPVALPELKLLLDKALATDRMERTLSFYQEREAQKSGVQALIGESAPMAYLKGTITQLLDAERRMANSDLPPVLVEGETGTGKELVARALHFDGPRAKGPFIEFNCASIPSNLVESELFGHEKGAFTDAKERRMGLVEAADGGTLFLDEIGEMDLLLQAKLLKLLEDRTIRRVGSVKERKVDLRVISATNCNLEQMVQQGKFRRDLFFRLRIISIKVPRLYARGADILLLARHFLALHGKRYGKPNLHFSDQAEDLLLSYSWPGNVRELRNMLEQTVLLAQSDTIAVHQLNVCLSLMDEPPMFHHEPPHFSEQRASFNGSDSMNLPEVERDMVRKMLDKTDWNVTKSARLLGLSRDMLRYRIEKLGLARPDKRQW is encoded by the coding sequence ATGGAGCACAGCATTCTGCTGGTCGAGGATGACGAAATCCTCGCCGAGAATATTCAGACTTACCTGGAGCGCAAGGACTTCGAGGTGACCGTCTGCCACTCGGCTGAAGATGCACTGGAGCAATTGGGTTCGTTCGCGCCTGACGTGGTGCTGACCGACAACTCGTTGCCGGGCATGAGTGGTCACGACCTGATCCAGAAGCTGCGCATCAGCGCGCCGGATCTGAAAGTGATCATGATGACCGGCTACGGCAATGTCGAAGATGCCGTGGTGGCGATGAAAGAGGGCGCCTTTCACTACGTCACCAAACCGGTGGCCCTGCCAGAGCTCAAGCTGCTGCTGGACAAGGCCCTGGCCACCGACCGCATGGAGCGCACGCTGTCGTTTTACCAGGAGCGTGAGGCCCAGAAGTCGGGGGTGCAGGCACTGATTGGCGAGTCGGCGCCGATGGCGTACCTCAAAGGCACCATCACCCAGTTGCTCGACGCCGAGCGGCGCATGGCCAACAGCGACCTGCCGCCGGTGCTGGTGGAAGGCGAGACGGGTACCGGCAAAGAGTTGGTGGCCAGGGCCTTGCACTTCGACGGCCCGCGCGCCAAAGGCCCGTTCATTGAATTCAACTGTGCTTCGATCCCGTCCAATCTGGTGGAATCGGAACTGTTCGGCCACGAGAAGGGCGCCTTCACCGACGCCAAGGAACGTCGCATGGGGCTGGTGGAAGCGGCCGATGGCGGCACGCTGTTCCTCGATGAAATCGGTGAAATGGACCTGCTGCTGCAAGCCAAGCTGCTGAAACTGCTGGAAGACCGGACCATTCGCCGGGTCGGTTCGGTGAAGGAGCGCAAGGTCGATCTGCGGGTGATCAGCGCCACCAACTGCAATCTCGAACAGATGGTCCAGCAAGGCAAGTTCCGCCGCGACCTGTTCTTCCGCCTGCGCATCATTTCCATCAAGGTGCCGCGCCTGTATGCCCGTGGCGCCGATATCCTGCTGCTGGCCCGGCACTTCCTGGCGCTACATGGCAAACGCTACGGCAAGCCGAACCTGCATTTCAGCGACCAGGCCGAAGATTTGCTGCTCAGCTACAGCTGGCCGGGCAACGTGCGCGAATTGCGCAACATGCTGGAGCAAACCGTGTTGCTGGCACAAAGCGACACCATCGCCGTCCATCAGTTGAACGTCTGCCTGAGCCTGATGGATGAGCCACCGATGTTTCATCACGAGCCGCCACATTTCAGCGAACAGCGGGCGTCCTTCAATGGCAGCGATTCCATGAACCTGCCGGAAGTGGAGCGCGACATGGTGCGCAAGATGCTCGACAAGACCGACTGGAACGTCACCAAATCGGCACGCTTGCTGGGTCTGAGCCGTGACATGTTGCGCTACCGGATCGAAAAACTCGGCCTCGCCCGTCCGGACAAACGTCAGTGGTAA
- a CDS encoding ChbG/HpnK family deacetylase, which translates to MPRQVIVNADDFGLSACENAVILGAFQAGLISSATAMANMPAFEAACLLARHPLLEGRIGLHFNLTYGRPLSPGIAQRPTFCDSAGGFDLNLSRTRLWLGRRDRHAVLEELEAQWQRCLDNGLRPSHLDSHQHVHNIWPIGEIVARFAARQGVPVRLARNLGQNLSLPKRVFKDLLNRRLSNLAGATADYVCTPVDLRNAEPPPDGLLEIVAHPNQLGADFGDAYLEPGESLSALLEQRLPGVPRVAYAAARDSMPHRAQTVLE; encoded by the coding sequence ATGCCTCGGCAAGTGATAGTCAACGCTGACGACTTTGGCCTCAGTGCCTGCGAAAACGCAGTGATCCTGGGTGCGTTCCAGGCCGGACTCATCAGTTCCGCCACCGCCATGGCCAACATGCCGGCGTTCGAAGCGGCCTGCCTCCTGGCCCGGCATCCGTTGCTCGAAGGCCGCATCGGCCTGCACTTCAACCTGACCTATGGCCGTCCGTTGAGCCCAGGCATTGCGCAACGCCCGACCTTTTGCGACAGCGCCGGCGGGTTCGACCTCAACCTGTCCCGCACCCGCCTCTGGCTCGGGCGCCGGGATCGCCACGCCGTGCTCGAAGAACTCGAAGCCCAGTGGCAGCGCTGCCTGGACAACGGCCTGCGCCCCAGTCACCTGGACTCCCATCAACACGTGCACAACATCTGGCCGATCGGCGAGATCGTCGCGCGCTTCGCCGCCCGCCAGGGGGTGCCGGTGCGCTTGGCGCGCAACCTGGGGCAAAACCTAAGCCTGCCCAAGCGCGTGTTCAAGGACCTGCTCAACCGTCGCCTGAGCAACCTGGCCGGTGCCACCGCCGACTACGTGTGCACCCCAGTGGATCTGCGCAACGCCGAACCGCCACCCGACGGACTGCTGGAAATCGTCGCCCACCCGAACCAGCTCGGCGCCGACTTCGGCGATGCCTACCTGGAACCGGGAGAGTCCTTGAGTGCACTGTTGGAACAGCGCTTGCCGGGTGTGCCGCGAGTGGCCTATGCCGCCGCTCGCGATTCCATGCCTCACCGGGCGCAGACGGTTCTGGAGTAA
- a CDS encoding type II toxin-antitoxin system RelE/ParE family toxin, translating to MNYLIQQTTTFAAWHASVRDLRAKLAIARRIDRASAGNLGDNKPVGDGVSEMRVDVGAGYRVYFTMRGGVVIVLLAGGDKSTQNADIKRAKKMAKEV from the coding sequence ATGAATTATCTTATCCAGCAAACCACCACTTTCGCAGCATGGCACGCCTCAGTTCGCGATTTGCGGGCCAAGCTAGCTATAGCTCGTCGCATTGACCGTGCATCTGCGGGTAATCTCGGCGATAACAAACCGGTCGGTGATGGAGTTTCTGAAATGCGCGTGGACGTTGGTGCCGGATACCGGGTTTACTTCACGATGCGAGGTGGTGTCGTCATTGTCCTGCTGGCCGGTGGTGACAAATCAACTCAAAACGCCGATATCAAACGCGCAAAAAAAATGGCAAAGGAGGTTTAA
- a CDS encoding N-acetyltransferase: MSAMQKLSEHIRQKGLSATLKKAWKHYVFSHQELLWMERDLVSPVPPHKLKPYPPLRVVSITPQNAVAFTRHFGDRVETMAELAREGYTGQMHLDDKGDAVAFIWGAARNYLDKHYYGCWFPVKPGEFFEFGGELARAYWGTKLSMDLQTELWKAMHAQGCNKVVDVCEWHNIPALKLHIRTGYSEQGRITNVYELFGRWRLFRDTRYTGSRLDTLRKPVREPVTAEAT, encoded by the coding sequence ATGAGTGCAATGCAAAAACTCAGCGAACACATCAGACAAAAAGGCCTGAGCGCCACCTTGAAAAAAGCCTGGAAGCACTACGTGTTTTCCCACCAGGAACTGCTGTGGATGGAGCGAGACCTGGTCAGCCCGGTGCCACCGCACAAACTCAAGCCCTACCCGCCGCTGCGGGTCGTCAGCATCACCCCGCAAAATGCCGTGGCCTTCACCCGCCACTTCGGTGACCGGGTCGAGACCATGGCCGAACTGGCCCGGGAGGGTTACACCGGGCAAATGCACCTGGACGACAAGGGGGACGCGGTGGCGTTCATCTGGGGTGCCGCGCGCAACTATCTCGACAAGCACTACTACGGTTGCTGGTTCCCGGTGAAGCCGGGGGAATTCTTCGAGTTCGGTGGCGAACTGGCCAGGGCCTACTGGGGTACCAAACTGTCGATGGACCTGCAAACCGAGCTGTGGAAAGCCATGCACGCCCAAGGCTGCAACAAGGTGGTGGACGTGTGCGAGTGGCACAACATCCCGGCGCTCAAGCTGCATATACGCACCGGCTACAGCGAACAGGGACGCATCACGAACGTCTACGAACTGTTTGGCCGCTGGCGCTTGTTCCGCGATACACGCTACACCGGCTCGCGCCTGGACACCTTGCGCAAACCGGTGCGTGAACCTGTCACTGCCGAGGCGACGTGA
- a CDS encoding HAMP domain-containing sensor histidine kinase, whose amino-acid sequence MNTIAKVLATDSEVRLNTRKEPFNLLRWFSLVSMAVIGTVAVALGAVSTRFVITESVQRDALLTSQFIQAIASAEVRHVSIPNVRTMGELLDPRKDKDFPDIDPLSRASVRGEFLDHIENLPDVILVNIYAPDRMVIWSTNPALMGITVHADEDLERAFNARTSVSTSYHGVDKTRMEQKFLEPPKYAFIENYIPLFDADGSTVTAMVEIYKEPQDLINRMERGLVLIWLATALGGGLIYLGLYWIVRRAAILLAMQQKQLITNETFVALGEVSSAVAHSLRNPLANIRSSAELAIEFDSGPAHRNINDIIGQVDRMSTWVRELLQSLRPLNDEAEPVNLVAALHDSLMAYEHQIGKAKVNVVFEPDQTPMVLSQHVQLTQILNSLLSNAVEAMDGGGTLTIRIEPRDAQRVSVRVSDTGKGMNDEQRTMAFRPFFTTKQGGLGVGLVLVKRIMERFGGAVALDSSEGEGTTVHLSFVLAP is encoded by the coding sequence ATGAACACAATCGCCAAAGTACTTGCGACCGACAGCGAAGTTCGCTTGAACACGCGCAAGGAGCCGTTCAATCTGCTGCGCTGGTTTTCACTCGTCAGCATGGCGGTGATCGGCACGGTGGCGGTGGCGCTGGGGGCGGTATCCACGCGGTTCGTGATTACCGAAAGCGTGCAGCGCGATGCGCTCCTGACCTCACAATTCATTCAGGCGATCGCCTCGGCCGAGGTGCGCCATGTGTCGATTCCCAACGTCAGGACCATGGGCGAGTTGCTCGACCCACGAAAAGACAAGGACTTTCCCGACATCGACCCGCTGTCCCGTGCCAGTGTCCGTGGTGAATTCCTCGACCATATCGAAAACTTGCCGGACGTGATCCTGGTCAACATCTATGCCCCCGACCGCATGGTGATCTGGTCGACCAACCCGGCCTTGATGGGCATCACGGTCCATGCCGATGAAGACCTCGAGCGGGCATTCAACGCCAGGACTTCGGTGTCGACCAGTTACCACGGTGTGGACAAAACCCGCATGGAGCAGAAGTTCCTGGAGCCACCCAAATACGCCTTCATCGAAAACTACATTCCCCTGTTCGACGCCGATGGCAGCACCGTCACGGCGATGGTCGAGATCTACAAGGAACCGCAGGACCTGATCAACCGCATGGAGCGCGGCCTGGTGCTGATCTGGCTGGCGACCGCCCTGGGCGGCGGTCTGATTTACCTGGGGCTGTACTGGATCGTGCGGCGAGCGGCGATCCTGCTGGCGATGCAGCAGAAGCAATTGATCACCAACGAAACCTTTGTGGCGCTGGGGGAGGTGTCCTCGGCGGTTGCCCACAGCCTGCGCAATCCGCTGGCGAACATTCGTTCAAGCGCCGAGCTGGCGATAGAGTTCGACAGCGGCCCGGCACACAGGAACATCAACGACATCATTGGTCAGGTCGATCGCATGTCGACATGGGTACGGGAGTTGCTCCAGTCCCTGCGACCGCTCAATGACGAGGCGGAACCTGTGAACCTGGTGGCGGCCCTGCATGACAGCCTGATGGCTTACGAGCACCAGATCGGCAAGGCCAAGGTCAACGTGGTGTTCGAGCCGGACCAGACGCCCATGGTGCTGAGCCAGCACGTGCAACTGACCCAGATCCTCAACAGCCTGCTGTCAAATGCGGTGGAAGCCATGGACGGCGGCGGCACGCTGACCATCCGGATCGAACCGCGCGATGCCCAGCGCGTCAGTGTGAGGGTGAGCGATACCGGCAAAGGCATGAACGATGAACAGCGCACCATGGCCTTCCGGCCGTTCTTCACCACCAAGCAGGGCGGGCTGGGCGTCGGGCTGGTGCTGGTCAAGCGGATCATGGAGCGATTTGGCGGCGCGGTGGCCCTTGATAGCAGTGAAGGCGAGGGCACCACTGTGCACCTTTCGTTTGTTCTGGCTCCCTGA
- a CDS encoding GNAT family N-acetyltransferase, translating into MSARFEWRTSLCTHDFPAAAYEALRQRVTDHTPFNTLAWLYASELALKPGEQLHVLLGWQGDELALCLPLVASVERFARLPFRVLHHLGYPLADRLALLTRLDGDNLRDALRQIRQHLPHAVLQLNELAGSTAQAQALAPWQAHSSTAEQRLSCRVPVHLISEADHQEVCGDPRYKLRRARKRIAACGAQVRRITPDALTMGPLLQEISEVEAVSWKGDEGVGIFADARHRQWMDRAFTALAARGLVRVVVLELEGRCISYRLGLLEQGRLYDYNLAFLPQYADLGSGRVLLEEWIRWGLEDHWQWIDASRVSLENSSHQLHERMTGQLEHWRWSFYSWRPNGLVLGLALRVWQRFKPRLQQWRARRAAAAVSTPAPVATPAVKAPAPTEKLKEGEHASASDSQR; encoded by the coding sequence ATGAGCGCACGATTCGAATGGCGCACGTCGCTGTGCACCCACGACTTTCCGGCAGCGGCTTACGAAGCGTTGCGCCAGCGTGTCACGGACCACACGCCGTTCAACACCCTGGCCTGGCTTTACGCATCGGAATTGGCGCTCAAGCCCGGCGAGCAGTTGCACGTACTGCTCGGCTGGCAGGGTGACGAACTGGCGCTGTGCCTCCCGCTGGTGGCGTCCGTGGAGCGCTTTGCGCGTTTGCCGTTTCGGGTCCTGCATCATCTGGGCTATCCCCTCGCCGACCGCCTCGCGCTGTTGACGAGGCTGGATGGCGACAATCTACGCGACGCGCTAAGGCAGATCCGGCAACACCTGCCCCATGCCGTGCTGCAACTCAACGAACTGGCCGGTTCCACGGCCCAGGCTCAGGCCCTGGCGCCGTGGCAGGCACACAGTTCGACCGCCGAACAACGCCTCAGCTGTCGGGTGCCGGTGCACCTGATCAGCGAGGCCGACCATCAGGAAGTCTGCGGCGACCCACGCTACAAACTGCGCCGCGCACGCAAACGCATCGCCGCCTGTGGTGCCCAGGTGCGGCGGATTACCCCCGACGCCCTGACCATGGGGCCGCTGTTGCAGGAAATCAGCGAAGTCGAAGCGGTGAGCTGGAAAGGCGATGAAGGGGTCGGGATTTTTGCCGATGCGCGCCATCGCCAGTGGATGGACCGCGCCTTCACCGCCCTGGCAGCCCGAGGCCTGGTGCGCGTGGTGGTGCTGGAACTGGAGGGACGCTGCATCAGCTATCGCCTCGGCTTGCTGGAACAGGGCCGACTGTACGACTACAACCTGGCGTTCCTGCCGCAATATGCCGACCTGGGCAGCGGCCGGGTGCTGCTCGAAGAGTGGATTCGCTGGGGCCTGGAAGACCACTGGCAGTGGATCGATGCGTCACGGGTCAGCCTGGAAAACTCCAGCCATCAACTGCATGAACGCATGACCGGACAACTGGAACACTGGCGCTGGAGTTTCTACTCCTGGCGGCCAAACGGTCTGGTGCTGGGGCTGGCCTTGCGGGTCTGGCAACGCTTCAAACCCCGATTGCAGCAATGGCGCGCCCGGCGCGCGGCGGCCGCAGTCTCCACCCCGGCGCCCGTCGCGACCCCTGCGGTCAAAGCACCTGCGCCTACGGAAAAACTCAAGGAGGGTGAACATGCCTCGGCAAGTGATAGTCAACGCTGA